The following coding sequences lie in one Oceanicola sp. 502str15 genomic window:
- a CDS encoding MoxR family ATPase, which produces MTSMNSIDEVQTALGAQGYVCSRALATVVFLSLRLGRPLFLEGEAGVGKTEIAKAMAAALGRRLIRLQCYEGLDAGSAVYEWNFAAQMIAIRTAEAGGGAEREALKSELFAEDYLIERPVLEAMRPQPGGPPVLLIDELDRTDEPFEAFLLEALSDFQVTIPELGTIKAPEPPIVILTSNRTREVHDALKRRCLYHWVDYPTFERELEILHARAPEAAEALSREIVAFVQKLRTEDLFKKPGVAETIDWAKCLLALDVMTISPEVIADTLGAILKYQDDIAKLQGAEASRLLDEVRAELAPA; this is translated from the coding sequence ATGACATCCATGAATTCGATCGACGAGGTGCAGACCGCGCTGGGCGCGCAGGGCTACGTGTGTTCGCGCGCGCTGGCGACGGTGGTGTTTCTGAGCCTTCGCCTCGGGCGGCCCCTGTTTCTCGAAGGTGAAGCGGGCGTCGGCAAGACCGAGATCGCCAAGGCGATGGCCGCCGCGCTGGGCCGCCGCCTGATCCGGCTGCAATGCTACGAGGGGCTCGATGCGGGATCGGCCGTGTACGAGTGGAACTTCGCCGCCCAGATGATCGCCATCCGCACCGCCGAAGCCGGCGGCGGGGCCGAGCGGGAGGCGCTGAAGAGCGAGCTCTTTGCCGAGGATTACCTGATCGAGCGCCCGGTGCTCGAGGCCATGCGCCCCCAGCCCGGCGGCCCCCCCGTGCTGCTGATCGACGAGCTGGACCGCACCGATGAACCCTTCGAGGCCTTCCTGCTGGAAGCCCTCAGCGATTTTCAGGTAACGATCCCGGAGCTTGGCACGATCAAGGCGCCCGAGCCGCCCATCGTGATCCTCACCTCCAACCGCACGCGGGAGGTGCATGACGCGCTGAAGCGGCGCTGCCTCTATCACTGGGTCGATTACCCGACCTTCGAACGCGAACTCGAGATCCTGCATGCCCGTGCGCCCGAGGCGGCCGAGGCATTGAGCCGCGAGATCGTGGCCTTCGTGCAGAAGCTGCGCACCGAGGACCTGTTCAAGAAGCCCGGCGTGGCCGAAACCATCGACTGGGCCAAATGCCTGCTGGCGCTCGACGTGATGACGATCAGCCCCGAGGTGATCGCCGACACGCTGGGCGCGATCCTCAAATATCAGGACGACATCGCCAAGCTGCAGGGCGCGGAGGCCAGCCGGTTGCTCGACGAAGTGCGCGCCGAGCTTGCACCTGCCTGA